The following are encoded together in the Cicer arietinum cultivar CDC Frontier isolate Library 1 chromosome 2, Cicar.CDCFrontier_v2.0, whole genome shotgun sequence genome:
- the LOC101493378 gene encoding ARF guanine-nucleotide exchange factor GNOM-like, translating into MGHVKLQMQTDINTAEEEAGKSGAGYSNRTTVACMINAEIGAVLAVMRRNVRWGVHYMSDDDQLEHSLVQSLKALRRQIFSWQSQWHVINPVLYLQPFLDVIQSDETGAPITGVALSSVYKILTLDVIDQNTVNVGDAMHLVVDAVTSCRFEVTDPGSEEVVLMKILHVLLACVKSKASVMLSNQHICTIVNTCFRIVHQAGTKSELLQRIARYTMHELVRSIFSHLQDIDDVTEHALVNGSTALKQEIDGLKNEHSSANRQLENGSLNSASDSQSVSTGIASSTLSDVAAIIADVNTATSIGKETDLNEQLMNEPYGTPCMQEIFHFLCSLLNVVEHMGTSSRSNTIAFDEDVPLFALTLINSAIELGGSSFHRHPKLLSLIQDELFCNLMQFGLSMSPLVLSMVSSIVLNLYHHLRTELKLQLEAFFSCVILRLAQSKYGASYQQQEVAMEALVDFCRQKAFTVETYANFDCDITCSNIFEDIANLLSKSAFPVNSPLSSMNVLALDGLIAVIQGMDERIGNGSLSSEHSLVNLEEYTPFWHEKCENFSDPNNWVPFVCRRKRFKKKMMIGADHFNRDTKKGLQFLQGIHLLPDKLDPQSVACFFRYSTGLDKNLIGDYLGNHDEFCVEVLHEFARTFDFKDMAIDTALRIFLETFRLPGESQKIQRVLEAFSERYYEQSPHILANKDAALLLSYSIIMLNTDQHNTQVKKKMTEEDFIRNNRRINGGNDLPREVLSELYHSICKNEIQTTPEQGSSFPEMTPSRWIYLTHKSKNTAPFIVSDRKAHLDYDMFSILSGPTVAAISVVFDNAETEEVYQTCMDGFLAVAKVSAYYHLESILDDLVVSLCKFVTILDLSSVEESILAFGEDTKARMATETVFTIANRYSDYIRTGWRNILDCILKFHKLGLLPAQMANDAAEESESSTETANGKRYAHSLSSSQLLSVNTPKRSSGLISRFSQLLYLGTEETRSVPTEEQVAAQQCSLQTIQKCHIESIFSESKFLQAESLLHLAKALKSAGVKPKKGNSTYDVEDNSVFCLELLVAITLNNRDRIELLWQDVYEHISNIVQATVMPCTLVEKAVFGLLRICHRLLPYKENMTDELLRSLQLVLKLDARVADTYYDQITQEVSHLVKANASHIRSQLGWRTITSLLSITARHLEASEAGFDALFFIMSDGAHILPANFVLCVDAAKQFAESRVGEVERSVVALDLMAGSVNCLEKWTNDAKQAMKEEEVAKMLQDIGDMWLRLLQGIKKLCLDQREEVRNHALLSLQNCLTGSVGIHLPHGSWLQCFDQVIFTVLDDLLEISQTRSQKDYRNMEGTLILALKLLSKVFLLLLQDLSQSTGFSKLWLDVLTRIEIFMNVKVRGRRSEKLQELVPELLKNTLLVMKAGRVLERSSSSGDENSLWEMTWLHINNIAPSLQPEVFPEQDSKQLEQKQMEKVGDRGHAENVSVPSNEISGQDGPGNGIG; encoded by the exons ATGGGACACGTGAAGTTGCAAATGCAAACTGATATCAATACAGCAGAAGAGGAAGCTGGGAAGTCTGGTGCTGGATATTCTAACAGAACTACGGTGGCATGCATGATCAATGCAGAAATTGGTGCCGTTTTGGCAGTCATGCGAAGAAATGTTAGATGGGGTGTTCATTATATGTCAGATGATGATCAGTTGGAGCACTCCCTTGTTCAGTCTTTAAAGGCATTAAGGAGGCAAATTTTTTCATGGCAGAGTCAGTGGCATGTCATAAACCCTGTCTTGTATCTCCAGCCTTTTCTTGATGTTATTCAATCGGATGAAACTGGTGCACCGATTACTGGTGTTGCTCTGTCGTCTGTGTACAAGATCTTAACTCTTGATGTAATTGATCAAAACACTGTCAATGTTGGGGATGCCATGCACTTGGTGGTTGATGCTGTCACAAGTTGCAGATTTGAGGTGACTGATCCAGGATCAGAAGAAGTTGTATTAATGAAGATATTACACGTTCTTTTAGCATGTGTGAAAAGTAAAGCATCTGTGATGCTTAGTAATCAACATATTTGCACCATAGTAAACACATGTTTCCGTATAGTTCATCAAGCAGGAACCAAAAGTGAGTTGTTGCAGAGGATAGCACGCTACACAATGCATGAACTTGTTAGGTCTATTTTCTCTCACCTTCAAGATATTGATGATGTCACAGAGCATGCATTGGTAAATGGGAGCACTGCTTTAAAACAAGAG ATTGATGGGCTAAAAAATGAGCATAGTTCTGCCAACAGACAATTGGAAAATGGTAGCTTGAATTCTGCCAGTGATAGTCAATCTGTATCCACAGGAATTGCTTCCAGCACTTTGAGTGACGTGGCAGCAATTATAGCGGATGTGAACACAGCTACGAGCATTGGCAAGGAGACTGATCTGAATGAACAGCTCATGAATGAACCATATGGGACTCCCTGCATGCAGGAAATATTTCACTTCTTGTGTTCACTGTTGAATGTTGTTGAGCATATGGGAACGAGTTCTCGATCAAACACAATAGCATTTGACGAAGACGTTCCTCTTTTTGCATTAACTTTGATAAATTCAGCCATAGAGTTGGGAGGGTCTTCCTTTCACCGACACCCTAAGTTGTTGAGCTTAATTCAGGATGAATTATTCTGCAATCTTATGCAATTTGGTTTGTCAATGAGTCCCCTTGTACTTTCAATGGTAAGTagcattgttttaaatttgtatcaCCATCTTCGTACAGAACTCAAATTACAGCTAGAAGCGTTTTTTTCTTGTGTAATTTTGAGGCTTGCGCAAAGCAAATATGGGGCTTCATATCAACAACAGGAAGTAGCCATGGAGGCCCTTGTTGACTTCTGCAGGCAAAAAGCTTTCACGGTGGAGACATATGCTAACTTTGACTGTGACATAACTTGCAGTAATATCTTTGAAGACATTGCTAATTTGTTATCCAAGAGTGCATTTCCTGTGAACAGTCCATTATCTTCCATGAACGTTCTTGCTTTGGATGGTCTTATTGCTGTCATACAAGGAATGGATGAAAGAATAGGAAATGGATCTTTGAGTTCAGAACATTCTCTTGTGAATCTTGAAGAGTATACTCCGTTCTGGCATGAAAAGTGTGAAAATTTCAGTGATCCAAATAATTGGGTTCCATTTGTTTGTCGAAGAAAGCGcttcaagaaaaaaatgatgattGGAGCTGATCATTTTAATCGTGATACTAAGAAAGGCCTTCAGTTTCTCCAAGGAATACATCTTTTGCCTGACAAACTTGATCCTCAAAGTGTTGCATGCTTTTTCAGATACAGTACTGGGTTGGATAAGAATCTCATTGGTGATTACCTTGGAAACCATGACGAGTTCTGCGTTGAGGTTCTTCATGAATTTGCCAGAACATTTGATTTCAAAGACATGGCAATAGATACGGCCCTTCGTATATTTTTGGAGACTTTCAGATTGCCTGGAGAATCACAGAAGATCCAGAGGGTGCTTGAAGCTTTCTCAGAGAGATATTATGAGCAGTCACCGCATATCCTAGCTAACAAGGATGCCGCTCTCTTGTTATCATATTCGATTATAATGCTTAATACAGATCAGCACAATACACAGGTAAAAAAGAAGATGACAGAAGAAGATTTTATCCGAAATAATAGGCGAATAAATGGTGGCAATGATCTACCCCGAGAAGTCCTGTCTGAACTATACCATTCAATTTGTAAAAATGAGATCCAGACAACTCCTGAGCAAGGTTCTAGTTTTCCTGAAATGACCCCAAGTCGGTGGATTTATCTTACACACAAGTCAAAGAACACAGCCCCCTTCATTGTTTCTGATCGCAAAGCTCACCTTGATTATGATATGTTTTCTATTTTGTCTGGTCCAACAGTTGCTGCCATTTCTGTGGTATTTGATAATGCTGAAACTGAAGAGGTGTACCAAACATGTATGGATGGATTCTTGGCTGTTGCTAAGGTATCAGCTTATTATCATCTTGAGAGTATACTAGATGATTTGGTTGTGTCACTTTGTAAATTTGTCACTATTTTGGATTTGTCATCTGTTGAGGAGTCAATCTTAGCCTTCGGAGAGGACACAAAAGCTAGAATGGCAACTGAGACTGTTTTCACTATTGCAAATAGGTACAGTGATTACATCCGCACAGGGTGGAGGAACATTCTCGATTGTATCTTGAAATTCCACAAGTTAGGTCTTCTTCCTGCTCAAATGGCTAATGATGCGGCCGAAGAGTCAGAGTCATCCACAGAAACTGCGAATGGAAAGCGTTATGCTCATTCTTTATCTTCATCTCAGCTTTTATCTGTTAATACTCCAAAGAGATCATCGGGATTGATCAGCAGGTTTAGTCAACTCTTATATCTTGGCACTGAAGAGACAAGATCGGTACCAACTGAAGAGCAAGTTGCTGCTCAGCAGTGTTCCCTTCAAACGATTCAGAAGTGTCACATCGAGAGCATATTCTCCGAGAGTAAATTTTTGCAAGCTGAATCTCTATTGCATCTTGCTAAAGCACTCAAAAGTGCAGGAGTGAAACCTAAGAAAGGGAACAGCACGTATGACGTTGAAGATAATTCAGTTTTCTGCCTGGAGTTACTTGTAGCAATTACTCTGAATAACAGAGATAGAATTGAACTTCTTTGGCAGGATGTTTATGAGCATATTTCCAATATTGTGCAGGCAACTGTGATGCCTTGTACACTGGTAGAGAAGGCTGTTTTCGGACTCTTAAGGATTTGCCATCGCTTACTTCCCTACAAAGAGAACATGACCGATGAACTTTTGAGGTCCCTGCAACTTGTCCTGAAGCTCGACGCACGGGTTGCTGATACATACTATGATCAGATTACACAGGAAGTTAGTCACCTTGTGAAGGCAAATGCTTCTCATATTAGATCTCAGTTAGGATGGCGGACGATAACATCACTGCTTTCCATCACTGCTAGACACTTGGAAGCATCCGAGGCTGGATTTGATGCGTTGTTTTTCATTATGTCAGATGGAGCCCACATACTCCCAGCTAATTTTGTTCTCTGTGTAGATGCTGCGAAGCAATTTGCCGAGTCTCGTGTTGGAGAGGTCGAGCGGTCTGTAGTGGCACTTGATCTAATGGCAGGGTCTGTCAATTGTCTTGAGAAGTGGACTAATGATGCTAAGCAAGCAATGAAAGAAGAGGAAGTGGCAAAAATGTTGCAGGATATTGGGGACATGTGGTTGAGGCTTCTACAGGGAATAAAGAAACTATGTTTGGACCAGAGAGAAGAGGTTAGAAACCATGCGTTGTTATCTTTGCAGAATTGCTTAACAGGATCAGTTGGGATTCATCTCCCACATGGCTCGTGGTTACAATGTTTTGATCAAGTGATCTTCACTGTGCTTGATGACCTGCTTGAAATTTCCCAGACACGCTCTCAAAAAGACTACCGGAACATGGAAGGAACACTTATTCTTGCCTTGAAGCTCTTGTCCAAAGTTTTCCTCTTGTTACTCCAAGACCTATCACAATCTACGGGCTTCAGCAAATTATGGTTGGATGTGTTAACCCGTATTGAAATATTTATGAACGTGAAAGTTAGGGGAAGGAGAAGCGAGAAACTTCAAGAGCTTGTACCTGAGCTTCTCAAGAACACTTTGCTTGTTATGAAAGCAGGCCGTGTACTAGAGCGAAGCAGCAGTAGTGGCGATGAAAATAGTTTATGGGAAATGACATGGCTGCATATAAATAATATCGCCCCGTCGTTACAACCCGAGGTGTTCCCTGAGCAAGATTCGAAGCAATTGGAGCAGAAACAGATGGAAAAAGTTGGTGATAGAGGGCATGCTGAAAATGTTTCTGTGCCGTCAAATGAAATATCGGGCCAAGATGGTCCTGGTAATGGCATTGGTTAA